A genomic region of Longimicrobiaceae bacterium contains the following coding sequences:
- a CDS encoding TetR/AcrR family transcriptional regulator, whose translation MPRPKEFDRDEVLDRALEAFWTHGYEATSMQDLVEAMGIHRGSLYDTFGDKHALFLAALDRYERVWVSRVVERLEEEGALREVLRRIFDEVVQEAASCSPRRGCLTTNSAVELAPRDPRVAARVAAAFGRVEEAFCTALTRAREHGEFGGDLDPRAVARFLTSSIQGLRVLARSGAERGTLRDVVDVTLRVVG comes from the coding sequence ATGCCACGACCCAAGGAGTTCGATCGCGACGAGGTGCTCGACCGGGCGCTGGAGGCGTTCTGGACGCACGGCTACGAAGCCACCTCCATGCAGGACCTGGTGGAGGCCATGGGGATCCACCGGGGGAGCCTGTACGACACCTTCGGCGACAAGCACGCTCTCTTCCTGGCCGCGCTGGACCGCTACGAGCGGGTGTGGGTGAGCCGCGTGGTGGAGCGCCTGGAAGAGGAGGGAGCGCTCCGGGAGGTGCTGCGCCGCATCTTCGACGAGGTGGTGCAGGAGGCCGCCTCCTGCTCTCCCCGGCGGGGGTGTCTGACCACCAACTCGGCCGTGGAGCTCGCCCCCCGCGATCCCCGCGTGGCCGCCCGGGTGGCAGCGGCCTTCGGGCGGGTGGAGGAGGCGTTCTGCACGGCGCTCACCCGGGCCCGGGAGCACGGGGAGTTCGGCGGCGACCTGGACCCGCGGGCGGTGGCGCGCTTCCTCACCAGCAGCATCCAGGGGCTTCGCGTCCTGGCCCGGTCGGGCGCGGAGCGTGGGACGCTGCGGGACGTGGTGGACGTGACCCTCCGCGTGGTGGGCTGA
- a CDS encoding alkene reductase yields MELFEPYRLGPLHLPNRLVMAPLTRNRAAGTVPGELNATYYAQRAGAGLIISEATQVTPLGQGYPETPGIHSEAQVEGWRKVTDAVHAEGGRIFLQLWHVGRISHSSFHGGELPVAPSAIRPAGQAFTSEGLKPFETPRALTTDEVREVVEQFRRGAENARRAGFDGVEVHGANGYLIDQFLQSGTNQRTDRYGGSVEGRVRLLLEVTEAAVDVWGADRVGVRFSPGGTFNDMSDEDPAETFTHAARELNRFGLAYLHVVNTSQSNAPRGLGERTPTELLRPVFKGTLMSNGEYTRESAEEALRSGEADLIAFGRLYLANPDLVERFREDAELNEPDPSTFYGGGAGGYVDYPALESAGR; encoded by the coding sequence ATGGAGCTGTTTGAACCCTATCGTCTCGGCCCCCTGCACCTTCCCAACCGGCTGGTCATGGCGCCGCTCACCCGCAACCGCGCCGCCGGCACCGTCCCGGGAGAGCTGAACGCCACCTACTACGCGCAGCGCGCCGGGGCCGGGCTGATCATCTCGGAGGCGACGCAGGTCACCCCACTGGGCCAGGGCTACCCGGAGACCCCGGGGATCCACTCCGAGGCGCAGGTAGAGGGGTGGCGCAAGGTCACCGACGCGGTACACGCGGAAGGCGGGCGCATCTTCCTGCAGCTCTGGCACGTGGGGCGGATCTCGCATTCCTCCTTCCACGGCGGGGAGCTGCCGGTGGCGCCGTCGGCCATCCGCCCCGCGGGCCAGGCCTTCACCTCCGAGGGGCTGAAGCCCTTCGAGACGCCCCGCGCGCTCACGACCGATGAGGTCCGGGAGGTGGTGGAGCAGTTCCGGCGCGGGGCGGAGAACGCCAGGCGGGCCGGCTTCGACGGGGTGGAGGTGCACGGGGCCAACGGGTACCTGATCGACCAGTTCCTGCAGAGCGGGACCAACCAGCGCACCGACCGCTACGGGGGCTCCGTGGAGGGGCGGGTGCGCCTCCTCCTGGAGGTCACGGAGGCGGCGGTGGACGTCTGGGGAGCCGACCGCGTGGGAGTGCGCTTCTCTCCCGGGGGGACCTTCAACGACATGAGCGACGAGGACCCGGCGGAGACCTTCACCCACGCGGCGCGGGAGCTGAACCGCTTCGGGCTGGCGTACCTCCACGTGGTGAACACCTCGCAGTCCAACGCCCCCCGGGGACTGGGCGAGCGGACCCCGACCGAGCTGCTGCGCCCCGTCTTCAAGGGGACGCTGATGAGCAACGGGGAGTACACCCGCGAGTCGGCGGAGGAGGCGCTGCGGTCGGGGGAGGCCGACCTGATCGCCTTCGGGCGGCTCTACCTCGCCAACCCCGACCTGGTGGAGCGCTTCCGGGAGGACGCGGAGCTGAACGAGCCCGACCCGTCCACCTTCTACGGAGGGGGCGCGGGGGGGTACGTCGACTACCCCGCGCTGGAGAGCGCCGGGCGCTGA